One window of the Mixophyes fleayi isolate aMixFle1 chromosome 6, aMixFle1.hap1, whole genome shotgun sequence genome contains the following:
- the SUMO2 gene encoding small ubiquitin-related modifier 2 has product MADDKPKEGVKTENNDHINLKVAGQDGSVVQFKIKKHTPLNKLMKAYCERQGLSMRQIRFRFDGQPINETDTPAQLEMEDEDTIDVFQQQTGGQF; this is encoded by the exons ATGGCGGACGATAAACCAAAG GAAGGTGTGAAGACTGAGAACAATGATCACATTAACCTGAAGGTGGCTGGTCAAGATGGCTCAGTGGTGCAGTTCAAAATCAAGAAACATACACCACTAAACAAGCTTATGAAGGCTTATTGTGAACGACAA GGGTTGTCAATGAGGCAAATTAGGTTCCGATTTGACGGGCAGCCTATCAATGAGACGGACACACCAGCACAG TTGGAAATGGAGGATGAAGATACAATTGATGTTTTCCAGCAGCAGACGGGAGGACAATTCTAG